One part of the Prochlorococcus marinus str. MIT 9313 genome encodes these proteins:
- the murC gene encoding UDP-N-acetylmuramate--L-alanine ligase, whose translation MSLWFCPLTSTLNRQQPIHFIGVGGIGMSALALILVNRGHIVSGSDSRENTAVEQLRAQGVRVFRDQSAANIDAICSNVDLLPLVVISTAIPKSNPELKAAKLSQLKILHRSDLLAALIQAQPSIAVAGSHGKTTTSTLLTTLLATTDQDPTAVIGGVVPYYDSNGHVGKGRLLVAEADESDGSLVKFQATLGVITNLELDHTDHYANLDELINTMKRFGQGCRRLLANFDCPILKEHFDATAWWSVKTSAGVDFAALPICLNGDQTIADIYEQGKRMGQITLPMPGLHNLSNAMAAIAACRLEGLSFEDVQQGLADLQPPGRRFDFRGTWEGRQIVDDYAHHPSEVSATLTMARLIVTSGRSQLPNPPKRILAVFQPHRYSRTNKFLYDFARALGEADAVLLAPVYSAGENPIQGATSESLAKAIRIQHPNLPVAVAENFNQLTLLVQKHSLKGDLVLAMGAGNINNLWRQLTHLDNAKRCPPSLAA comes from the coding sequence CGAGGTCATATCGTCTCCGGCTCCGACTCACGAGAAAACACTGCCGTTGAGCAACTGAGAGCTCAAGGAGTAAGAGTCTTCCGCGATCAGAGCGCCGCAAACATCGATGCCATTTGTAGCAACGTAGATCTCCTTCCTTTGGTTGTGATCAGCACAGCCATTCCCAAGAGCAATCCTGAGCTCAAGGCAGCCAAGCTGTCTCAATTGAAAATCTTGCATCGCTCAGACCTCCTTGCTGCCTTGATTCAGGCACAACCATCTATTGCAGTAGCCGGAAGCCATGGCAAAACCACCACCAGCACCCTGCTCACTACACTGCTGGCCACAACCGATCAAGACCCAACAGCTGTGATTGGTGGTGTCGTGCCTTACTACGACAGCAATGGCCATGTGGGCAAAGGACGACTGCTAGTAGCAGAAGCTGATGAATCTGATGGATCTCTCGTCAAGTTTCAGGCAACGCTCGGCGTGATCACCAACTTGGAGTTAGATCACACCGACCACTACGCCAATCTTGATGAACTGATCAACACCATGAAGCGGTTCGGCCAAGGTTGCCGACGACTGCTGGCGAACTTCGACTGCCCAATCCTCAAAGAGCATTTCGATGCCACAGCTTGGTGGTCAGTCAAAACCTCAGCGGGTGTTGATTTTGCAGCTTTACCAATTTGCCTCAATGGCGATCAAACAATTGCGGACATTTACGAGCAGGGCAAACGGATGGGGCAAATCACACTGCCAATGCCCGGACTTCACAACCTCAGCAACGCTATGGCAGCTATCGCAGCCTGCAGACTCGAAGGACTGTCCTTTGAGGACGTGCAACAAGGTCTTGCTGACCTGCAGCCTCCTGGGCGCCGTTTCGACTTCCGAGGCACCTGGGAGGGTCGCCAAATCGTTGATGATTACGCCCACCATCCAAGCGAAGTCAGCGCGACACTCACAATGGCGCGCTTGATAGTAACTAGTGGTCGTAGCCAACTACCAAACCCACCCAAACGCATTTTGGCAGTGTTCCAGCCTCATCGATACAGCCGTACAAACAAATTTCTCTACGACTTCGCAAGGGCACTCGGTGAAGCGGATGCTGTTCTGCTAGCACCCGTTTACAGCGCCGGAGAGAACCCTATTCAGGGAGCAACGAGTGAGAGCCTGGCTAAAGCGATCAGAATCCAACACCCCAACCTGCCAGTCGCTGTAGCCGAAAACTTTAATCAGCTAACCCTATTGGTGCAAAAACACAGCCTCAAAGGTGACCTAGTCCTCGCCATGGGTGCAGGCAATATCAACAATCTATGGAGACAACTGACACATCTTGACAACGCAAAGAGATGCCCACCCTCCCTGGCAGCCTGA